CCCTCGCCATTCGTGTTCTTCTCTTTTGTCAGGAAATGCGGTTAACTCTCtcagtcaagcatcttccagacaggttgaatgttctggcggatactcttTCCAGGCGCCGCAAGTCGGTTGTGACAGAAAGGCAGCTAAATCCCCCGATCTTCGTTGTCCACTTTTGTCTCTCCGGTGCCAGAACAAATGACTTGGGCTGTGGACGCTCTGTATCTGGATTGGGAGGGGATACGTgcttatgcattccctccaGTCAACCGGGTGGGCAGGGTTCTAATAGAATTGTCGGGAGCATCATTTTcccctccttctgatagcgtCCCTGTGACCGAGACAATACTGGTTTCCGGtgctcttgtcgtttctgttGGTGGATATTCCTCTGGTTTTCCCACTCAGAACCAATCTCCTGCGCCAGCCTCGGTCCCGGAAGATCCATTTACGAGCGTggaagctatctcaggaggcctcgctcagTCAGGCTTTTCATAAGACGTGTCAGCTCGCACCGCCCGATCAATAAGGTCTTCCTCACCTGCCGACTACCAATCATGGAAGATCGTCTGTAATTGATGTATCGACAGGAAGATTGATCAGATCAAGGCCTCTGTCCAGCTGATTGTAGATTcccttctctatttgtttagGGAACGCAAAACTTGCCTCTGGTACTATTACAGGCTATCGCATGGCTATTTCCAGTGTACTGTATTTTCATGGTACACCAGAGTTAGGGTCTTCCAACTCTTTGTCTGCCTTGATTAGGGggttcagtctggacaggcctagggtccggcagttagctccacagtggagtCTAGCACTTGTGTTACTGAAAGGGGTTCCTTATGAGCCTTTGTTGTCGGTCTTCATTAAGGTTTTTACTTTTGACTTCCTGTTTGCTCTTGCCTCAGGCCGTGGAATGAGTGATATCCATCTATTCACTTTTCGTGCTTCATTGGGCCAGATATAGCTCTGTTACCCTACTaactgatcctgcctttttggtAAAGATTCACAATCTCTATCAAGTCGAAGGAGAATGATCAGCTGCTTTGTCACAATCGGATGCTTAGGTTTTCCCTTGATAAAACAAGGGGGCGATGTACTATTCTTGCCCattaaacagggtcagcaggatttCTCCTCCCAGTACATCTTCAGATGGATATGTCAGGCGATCAGGATTGCTTCTGAGCAGTCTAATTATCAATCTTGGGCGAAATGCAAGGATATCGCccatgaggttagagcccttgcggCTTCTTTGGCTATCCATAATGGGTCATTgttccaggacatcatgtcaGCTGCCTTTTCTCGCTTGGTCAGACTACTTTCACTGTTTCTACCTCCGGTCCCTGTCCTTTCATTCTAATGGATTGTTTTCCTAGGATCCCGTTGTTGCGGcccagtctgtgactgttcctcctcagaagatattatatgtatttgtagtttttaacTTTTGCGAGCAGGCATCGCAACGGTACAAACTTTTTCTGGGGAGGTATATCCAAAATTAGAGGAGAATAATTCGAACCCAGTTATTTTCActaataagaaataaattattatggTTATTGGGAACTGCCTGAATTATGGATAAAACATGTGAGCTAGCCTTTGGATGTTTACTGGATCCGGGAataagttttttgttgttgaaattATTGGGGAGAGGGTTGGGGGTCATCTCGCTTCTTCTGCTAAAAACCATAAATCTATCCTTTTATAACGCAAATGTGTTTGACAGAATATTTGGAGATTTAAttcattgattttgtttttcattttttttcttctgcatTTTCTTTTCGGTGGAGAGGGGGGtgtccctctctttttccccAACTCACTCATGTAATAAGGGTTAGTGCAAtgaataaatttgataaattgttcGGGGGGGGGATgccctctctttttccgacctcattgatgcaatctatctttttatagaacacatatgtttacacaagggttagtgcaattcgaaatgactgttacaaacTGATTTGTccatctttttttttacttgtgataaaaattatgacatttatcgaatttttagggaaaaaaaaactgaaaatttcattgttttcctgtcatttcaaaaaaatgagaagacgtaacatcatttaatcgtattcagcatgtttcaatcatataaaaaaatgtgtttatttgcgtattcagcatgtttcaatcatataaaaaaaatgtgtttatttgcgtattcagcatgtttcaatcatatcaaaaaatgtgtttatttgcatCTGATTGTtttctggttctctatctatgcatATATATGccaatgtgtcattttggccatttttcataactgaaatccaagatggccaccatgtGACCCCCATGGGACTTTAGTTGTCAacggcaacaagcataaaatgagactagacatcataccggtcctaaaaaatCATGTTTAGAAAAATTGCCAGAgtggtacatgggaacctatttctcctccccacTATAGCTTCAATAGTCGTTTGAGTAAAATATTCaagcataaatttgaatttggcgTCAAAATTGTAGTCATGAAAAGCGTCTACGTGACAACGATCGAAATCGAAATTGTTAACTTCAACTTGATCACAAAAATGTCGATAAAATCGATGTAATCATACACAAGTGTatgtctttgtttgttttttgaggagatatctgcatatctaataaatatagatatatatttattatccgaagtaaactaaaacagatttttaGATCCTCAAGATTACCTGTACTGCAAGTGTACGCCTAAGAAAAACATTTCTTATTCTGAATTTTCGATCTAGGTTCAGCTGATTACTGTAGGCAGGAAAATATTTAGTCtaggcctacatgtacatgtttagtttctatATCACAGATATAATACTTTTGTTGACACTAGCTTACATGTGCTTTTTCGTAAGATAGTATTTGATCAACTGAATCAGAGTACTTCCATGCATTTTCTCAAAACCGGAAATACATGCATCACCTACAGTGTAATTACAGTAGGTATGTCTTATCGTACATGTAATAAAGTAAATAAAGGCTTGTGTCCCGAACATGTTAGTGCTTATTGAAGATCATATTagctaaacatgatacatgtagatatctacatacgcaatattcatgaaatatactGGCTTGTACAAATTTAACGAAAAGCAGGGGTGAggcgatggagagatgaaaatatttctgtatctgtagttttatactataaaattactcggcaaaattggaatatcttgatttaattATGCATCTCCCttaaacacatgtatattaatataagTGTCACATATTCACAGTTAACCGGAGTTGAACAGAAAATTTTTTGTATGAGTTATGTAATTTGTTTCTCAAAAGTCTCATTGTTATACTAGCCTAGCCAAATTCAAAGATCTGACAATATAAGTTTTTCTAGTTTGTCGAAACTAGGTCCTACACCTACcgtacaaactttgattttcacccGGTATCAAGCTTTCGGCAAACCGAACTAAGAACAATATCGACAAATACACCGTTTATCGACTATATTATCCtgattttaactttaaaagGTAAGATATCGTTAGACGGATTACAAAGATGCTTTTCTTCATATTAGTAGTGCAAAGGAGTTTTCATATGCAGTCATTGACCCGAGGAGGTCCGAACGAACAGCGCATTCGATCCCTGTTCGGAACGTCCTTAAATAACATTAATGATAAAAACCTAGAAAATGTTTGTTAGTGGTTCTAACAACGACGCTGTATAAAGTTTTACATGTTCATGATTTGAAACAGCTTTACAAAATCAGCGGAAAAGAACTCTAAATTGTGGTTACCAATGTCAACAACATGGTCGAAGAATACTGTCACCCGAAAACCACACCGGATATGCCTGTTAGACTTGCAGTGCGCATGTCAATGGCAATTCCAGGTACAGAATCACTTTGCATGCCAAGTAGATATTGTTTCATTAGATAAATTTCCTGGTGATAAGTAGAAAGTAATGAAAGACTTTTTAAGTTTTATTGTTAGATGAAATAACAGAAACAGTTTAAAAAAGAACTATCATCCAATTAGTTCTGAAGTATTATAATCAAAGTTGTGTTTGAGGACAATAATAGAAGCATTTTTGAATTGACGTTTGATTTCAGTAATTAAGTTTGCaaattattattgttatatatactaaatgTGAGAAAAGAGAACTAAAACACACAGATATGTATTTCCGAAATTAAGTTAAAACCCATGAAATTAAAATGAGAAAATGaggaattttatttcattatatgacATTAATGACTATGTTATTCGGACTATTTCACTCGGACTATTTTTATAACAGGCTTGTTCCAGATAGTGACACACAGACCGGCCTTTCATTTATCCCAGGATATTTACATTGACGGAGGAACACTTTGTAACTATCCCATACACTGTTTCGATGGTAAGTTTGGTGACCAATAAAGAGAATAGAACACTTATACAAACAAAACCTTACTTATGGTAAGCAGCCTACTGTAAAATATGGTGAATATTTTAACGCAGTCAAATTTTAGTGCAAATgcgaaaaatgtaaaaatttatGCTTTATTAGCACAGACATAAGTTCGCTCAATGCGAAGGAACAATACCGGAAACAACCTATTATACAATGTGACGCTGGCTACAAATATTCACGCTTAAAAATGACCCCTAAAAAGGTACGTCTACTGTAATCTAGAATGGTGTTGGTTGGAAATTggtgattttgtcaaaaatacaGCTTTAATATCTGCTATGTGTGCCCTTTATAACACTTTGGCTAATCTTAGTAAAATTCTCGCCCGCATAAGTCTGCCGtttaattattattgttataaaGGTCTTAATTAAGACAATAGAATGAGATAATTTTATCACTTTTACTTTCTGAGGTTGGTGGTTGTCTATGAAACCGGAAGACGCTTTTATTCGGCGCATGAAAGACCTTGATCAACTCCCTATAACACTGAGTAATGAGAATAGGTTTGGAAGGCGTTCTGACAAAACCTTAGGGATTCAGGTGGTGAGTACGAAAGACGGCTGTGTATCCTAATTTATTTAGGCATTCACCCCTGCCGACGCATTTGGACTCTTCAAAATCAAAGACTGGACCATTTCATTacgaaatttcaggggtgagaGAGTAGAGAAATTGTCCTGTTGATATTCCAATTTGATTGTATCTTGATGAGAGTGCAATCTACAGCTGGGGTCCAGAGAGCGTCTCCTGTAAAGCGAGCGCGTTTGTGGTTTGATAATTATGGTAGCGGAAAGTTGACGTACTTTGATCAGTGGTAAATCATAATAGTGACCACAAGATTCATTTATCAACAAAGAAACTCGATCTGTATCATTACTTTCCTAACAAGTCTGGGGAAAAACGTATGATTTATCTAGTTACAATGGCACAGGTTTTATTGAACCGTAACTCTTcgttatatttgtataatcGAATTCTCTGAGATACAAGGATTACTTGGAATTATTAACCctgaaattaacattaaaatatttcagtaCTCCGAGACCGAAACCGATACCTATAGATTCTACCTAGAGAAACGTGcacctttacatgtaaaacCAGACTCCGCATTAAGCAGGCAAGTTAAATATGTTTACAGTACCCAATGTATTCACTGTTTTGATTAAGACATCTCGAAATAGTTTCAATAGTATGACTTTTACTGTCTGCAGTTAatagtggttttttttaatatattgtcGCTTTTGAAGACGGGAATATGATGATTTCCATGAGAAAGTGTCAATATGAGTCTGCACTATTGAATACCGTTTTCATCACCTACcttgattatataatataattaatgataTGGACTCGTAGTAATTATATCAGTATGCGGAATATCTCAGTAGTATTTTGGCTGGTTTTTAAATTAAGGTTTAATTCTACTGAGTATATTACGTTTTTAGGAAACGGAGAGCGGAAAAGCAGGCTAAGACAAGGGAACGGAAGCGTGTAGCAGCCGCGGCCAAACGTTTCTTTCCGGTAAGAGGATGGATTTCATTTGAATTAAGACACACATTTTAGAGGAAACAAAATctattgtaaaatgtaaatcatgaaacaaacattgataaaaacGTGAGATTAAGACATTCCCGTGGTTGAGttgtacattgttttatttatcagtATGAGTCTATACTATTAAAAACCGTTCTCATCACTCGCCTTATGATTGTATGTTTGGATATTATATAACCAATTCACTATTTTAGATTTTAGAAAAGTATGATGCAAATATGGATGGACAAATCTCCGAAAcggaatttgaaaaaaatatatgcaagTAAGGatgataaaacatattttcatgaTCATTATATCTCCTGTCAATATCAAGATAATGCATTGCATGCATGTATCAATGAAGCATTTAGTACAATTTTTAAGTATAAacaataaagattaatttgagtttatataaataatgtatacgTTAATTCCGATTGGTTGGTTTCCGTATATGAAAGGGGAAATGGCACATCTAGAAATACCTTTGTTGTGTACTTTCTTAAACATAGTCACTAAGTATACAATTACTTACTAAAATGTTATTCATGAAAGCATTGTTGTAAGCATATTTATAGAAATTTATTCATTTCCATTAAAACACATCAAAGATAACGTTGCGATTTGTTTTCATGAAAGTGCAATTTTCTAAGATATGAAACAATTTTTCTTGGAAAGGATCAATTTTCTGACGAGGACAAACAGATCTTGTTTGGGAAACTGTTCAATCCACCTCGAAGGCAGTATTTACAAGTCTGGACGAAAACGGCGATGGACAAAAACGTAGGTTTTATATTTATCGTCGGTTTCACGACTCTTACAGAGTCATAGTGTAATGCCCCAGAATCTACACACAATATTGTCAAATCGTACTACAAAAGTTCTCACGTGAACTCTCTCCAAAATTTGATAAATCCCAATCTGGTAGATTAAGACGTTGTAACAGTTAAAAATGTCATCGTCAAAAAACGGTTGTCGTCTTGAATATTCTCAT
This is a stretch of genomic DNA from Argopecten irradians isolate NY unplaced genomic scaffold, Ai_NY scaffold_0329, whole genome shotgun sequence. It encodes these proteins:
- the LOC138312466 gene encoding uncharacterized protein; protein product: MVEEYCHPKTTPDMPVRLAVRMSMAIPGLFQIVTHRPAFHLSQDIYIDGGTLCNYPIHCFDGWWLSMKPEDAFIRRMKDLDQLPITLSNENRFGRRSDKTLGIQVYSETETDTYRFYLEKRAPLHVKPDSALSRREYDDFHEKVSI